The genomic region TTGGCAACGAGAAGCTGTCTAAAAGAAAAGGGCCGGGCAGCCGAGCCCAACCCCTTGATTTACTTTGGCGTCCCCAACCGGATTTGAACCGGTGTTGCCGGCGTGAAAGGCCGGAATAATCAATTGCTAGCCGGTCAATCCCCAGCCTATCACGGTAGCGCGGGATTAGGAAGGGCCTTTTACGGTCTTGGCAATACCGATCATCGCTCTAAGGCGTATCATTTTCTGGCAGAATTACCGTAGGCTTTCATAATCCACAGTTTTCCACGCCATTTTCTTCACATCTCCTTACCTGGTGTTCCTGGTCAATCTTCTTTGCTCACCACGGTAACATGATTGGTGGTTCTTTCCAGATAGGGCCAGCTCAGATGGAGACTGTAGCGACTTAACACCCAGAGCTCGGGAATTATTTCCGACACCAGCTTGCCGTCGTCAAATACCCGCACCACCGAACTTTCGGAGACGACGACGGCGATGGCTCGCGTCTCACGAGAGATGGAAGCGGCGGCCATATGGCGAGATCCCAATCCGAGGGGCAAATCAATCCCAGTCGCAGAGGCATTCAGATATCGGCAGGCCGAGATGACCACCCCTGAATCGGAGACCACGAAGGCCCCGTCCAGTTGTGCCAGTTCCTTTATGGTCTCCCGCATATTGGGATTGTCAATCCTTTTTACTTGGTCCGGATGTCCGAACAAGGGGTCCAGAATAAGACACTTGGAGCGTTCCAGCACGGTATCCGAATCATAGACGGTAAATAAGGTGCCGATTTTCCTTCCTTCCCTTCCTTCGCGGGCCAGCTCTACAGCCAAGGTGATTACCTTTTCTAGCACCAGACGGTCAATCCCCTGCTTTTTGGCACAGATCTCATCGAATATATTGGTTTCGGGAAACATCGATATCTTCCCTGAAGAAGAAATATTATGGTGTATTTATCCTTTGCAGTCGGGCAAGCTCCGCCTTGAGCCACGGTTGATATTTAATTATCAAAAAAAATTTCAGATTTCAATTAAATACTTAAATGCCCGGGGGCAAGCCCACTATGGCTGCGTGAGTTGAAATTTTCGATTATAATGTTTAAAGTGGCCAAGCTAAAGGAGCGTTGGTAAGAACCATGTGGAAATATGTCAGTTTGCGGGTCAGGATTTTTTCTCTGCTGGGGGCTTTGGTTTTTACCGCTTTGTTGGGGGGACTGATAACCATCTGGCATACCGGAGCCACGGATGTTCTGTTTTCCTCTTTAATAGATAAAAACATGGCCTCCTTGCAGGCCGCCGAAGGTTTAGAAATTGCTTTGTTAAGGCAAAAGGGATACTTAACTTACTATTTTCTGGACGGTAATCCTACGTGGCTCCAAAAATTGCGGCAGAACCATGAGAGCTTTTTGGACTGCTTAGCTAACGCTGAGGTTTTAGCCACTACTCCGGTGATGATAAAAATTATCGAAAAGATTGCCTCTAAATATCGGGATTATAACTCAGGGCGAGAACAAGTAATAAATTTATATAAACGTGGTTTGCGCGCCGAGGGTAGTAAACTTCATTGGGAAATCCGCCGTCAATTTTTAGAAATTTACGATCTTTGCGAAACTTATAAATTTGTCAATCACGGAATAATTTCCCAGATCAAGAAGGAAAGCCGTGAGCAAGCCCGGTTTATCAAAACCCTGGCGTTAATTATTATGCCGAGCGTAATTTTTATTGGATTATTATTAAGTTACATATTGAGCAAACAACTATTGGAACCGATCCGACAATTGAGCCTGGAAACCGGGCTGGTTCCGGGTGCCTCTCGTGAACCTGACGAGGTCAAGGCCTTAAGCCGGCGGGTTCATGACTTGATTGAAAATGTTGATCAGGCCCAAACCAAACTGGCTCGGAGCGAAGAACATCTCTTACAATCAGAAAAGCTGGCCATGGTGGGCAAATTGGCGGCCGGAGTGACGCACAGCATCCGCAATCCCCTGACTTCGGTGAAAATGCGCCTGTTCTCATTGGGACGGACGCTTGACTTAACTCCCAGCCAGCAAGAAGACTTTGAGGTGATCTCAGAGGAAATTCGCCATATTGATACTGTAGTCGGCAATTTCCTGGAATTTTCCCGCCCGCCCAAATTGACCATGCAGAAAGTCAGTCCCTCGGTGGTGGTGGACATGGCTCTGCAACTGCTCAGGCATCGACTTGAATCGTATCATGTGGAAGTAAAGCTTAAGCGCTCCCGCCCCCTCCCGGAAGTTTGGGCCGATCCTGACCAGCTCAAGGAGGTGCTGGTCAATCTCTTGGTCAACGCCTGTGAGGCAATGCGAAATGGAGGGTTAATTATCATTCAGGAGGGAGAAAATTTTTTACAATCAATCGGACAGGTGGTGACAATTCAGGTGAGCGATAATGGTCCCGGAATTCCGGAGGCAATACAAGACAAAATTCTCCAGCCTTTTTTCAGTACCAAAGAAGAGGGAACAGGTCTTGGCCTTAGTATTGCCGCCCGCATCCTTGCGAAACATGGCGGTTGGCTAGATCTCGAGTCCCGCGAAGGCCAGGGGACTACTTTTACAATTAACTTGCCATATAGGAAGATTCAGCATGGGAACCATCCTGATAGTTGACGACGACCCAAGATTGCGGCAAAGTTTTGAAAAGTTGTTGACTGCCGAAGGACATTCCGTTTGGACGGCTCCCGATGGCGAAACCGCCCTCAACATGGTCCAGGCAAATCATCCCGATATGGTCATCATGGACATTCGCATGCCGGGAATAAGCGGGATTGAAACCTTTAAGGCCATTCATCAGCTCGATTCCAAGCTGCCGGTGATTATCATGACCGCTTACGGCACTACGGAGACCGCCATTGAGACCACTAAGTTGGGAGCCTTTGATTATGTTCTTAAGCCATTTGAAGTCCCCGATATTCTTACTCTAATTGAGAAGGCCCTGGAAGCCGGGCGGTTCATGCACTCCAAGGTATTGATAGACATGCCTCCCGATCAGGTGGCGGATGAAGCGATTATTGGCAAAAGCAAACCCATGCAGGAGGTTTACAAGTCTATCGGCCGCGTAGCTCCGACTGATGCCACGGTGCTTATTCGCGGCGATTCGGGAACCGGCAAAGAACTGGTCGCCAGAGCCATATATCAACACAGTCTGCGGTCGGAAAAGCCTTTTCTGGTAATCAACTGCGTTGCTATTCCCGAGACCCTGCTGGAAAGCGAATTGTTTGGATACGAAAAAGGGGCTTTCACCGGAGCCCTAAACCGCAAAGTGGGAAAAATTGAGCAGGCCCATGGTGGTACTGTCTTTCTCGATGAAATCGGCGACATGCCGGCCAGCATACAGGCCAAGATCTTGCGACTGCTGCAGGAGAAGAACATCGAGCGCCTGGGCGGCCGCGAAACTATCCCGGTGAATGTGCGGATCATTGCCGCCACCAACCGGGACCTCGAAACCGCGCTGGCCGAGGGACGCTTCCGCGAAGATTTGTATTATCGCCTTAAAGTGGTCACCCTGTGGTTGCCTACCTTGCGTGACCGGGCCGACGATATCCCCTTATTAACCGACTACTTTCTGAGCCGTTTTGCTCACGAATTGGATGTGAACAACCCGGGAATGACCCCTGAGGCCAGAGCCCTGCTCAAGGGCTACCATTGGCCCGGTAATGTTCGCGAGTTGGCAAATGTCCTGCAAAAGGCCCTGATTTTTAGTCGCGGCTACCCCATCCGGGCGGAGGAAATTTCTCAAGCCATTGGAGCCCAAAATGCAGTCAAATCTGTCCAAGTTGAAGACACTTTCCGAATTATCCGAAATTGGGTTCGTCAAGAGCTGAGCACCGATACGGAGACCAATATTTTTGATGCCCTCATCGACCGTTTTGCCAGTCTGATTATCCAGGAGGCTCTGGATCTCACCAGTGGCAATCGCAGTCAGGCCGCCAAACTTTTGGGTCTATCGCGTCCCACGCTCCAGGCCAAAATTGATAAATATCGTTTAAAAATAGGCAGCTTGGTAAAAAGCGAGGGTTCGTGACCTCTGCCTAATCTCCCCGGCTCCTCTGATTATCTTTTACAGTTTGTGAAAAATATTGACAGGGGTAAATTCCCTCAGAGTTACCGAGCACTGCCTGGTCCGGTGTAATTTTTACAGAAAATCTAGCTGGTTACCTAAATATCAGGTTGTCTTTCCGGCTGGCATATCAATTGTAGTAGTTGCTTGACAAGAAATTGCGCAGGTTCTGGCCATGAACCGAAAATTCAAGATTTTAATAGCCGATCGCAATCGCCATGTACGACAATTCTTACGGCGGGAGTTTTTGAGTGAGGGGTACCAAGTAATCCTGGCCGGAGAAGAGGGTGAATTAGCCCAATTGTTAAGTGGTGAAGATCCACCGGACTTGCTTATCCTGGATCCCGACATCCCTTCGTGTTTGACCAAACCTGATTTAATCAGATGGCTGCATTTACAGTATCCGGCCTTACCTATGGTCATTTACACATTTATTTACTGCGATATCAATTACCCGGACCTGCCCGGGGTGGCAAGTTGCTTGGAGAAAGGAGAGAATATTGATCTGTTGAAAAAAGTGGTAGCCGATATCCTTAAGAAAAATTATTCGTCCGGTCACTCAGTGAAGTTATAAAAAGGCCTATGACCACGGTATAATCATAACCGAATGGCTTCGGAGGGCCAACAGCTAATGTTAACCAAAGCTTAGCTGATAAGTTTAAGCAGCAAAAATAATATAGTGGAAAATATAATGGCAGTATACAACAGGAGTGAACGCCACCCGACAATTTTAGTTTGCAACAGCACCCCTAGTTGATTACCTACCGTAGTAGTAATTAATAAAATCATTACCAGTATAAGATCTACATTACCTTTTAAACTATGGGTTAGGGCTCCATATAGAGCCAAGATCAACAATTCAAAGAGGTTGGTCCCCAGAGAGACCACCGTGGGAACGCCTAAAACGTAAATTAAGGCGGGCATGCGAATGAAGGCGCCGCTCACTCCCAGAAACCCGGTCAGCAATCCGGAGACGAAACCGACCCCCAGAATCAACCAGAGAGAAATGGCCTCCACCCCGGATACGGGCAGCGCGACCATTGGTGGCAAACTGATGGTCTGCAATCGTGAGCCTACGGCCACCGCCGGGGGGGCAGGCGCCGGCACACCGGTTTTTAACCGGCGGATAGCCCAGGTCTCGCGGTACACTGTCGTCCCGATCCAGCCCAGCATTAGGGCATAGACCGCGGTCATGGTGAGCTGCATTAAGTCTGACCGGTGGCCTAAAAGAGAGACTTTCCCGGCATATTTGAGGAGCTCTAAAAATTGCGCCCCGACCTCCACCCCCAGAGCACTGCCCAGAAACAAGAGCAGTCCCAACTTGTAGTCCACATACCCCACGGCCCGCTGTCGCAGATTGGCGATCGTAGCCGACCCTACCATGTAGGTCAGGTCGCTCCCGATGGCCACATTAAACGGAATGTTCCCGAAGAGATTGAGAAGGGGAGCCATCAAAAAACCGCTGCCGACCCCAAAACAACCGGCCAGAAAGCCCATAGCCAGTCCCAGAACGATCAAGGCGATCAGATTGATAGTCAGCTCGCCCTGGGGAGAGACAGTGTAGAACCACCCCTGAATTGGCTGAGTCAGTAGTGCTAATTGCGGATTAAGGTACTTGATCCAATAACTGGCAATGGACAGAGGAATATTCATCGTATGCTCACGGCCTGCTTAAACACTTCCTCCTCCGAGTTTGATCCCGCAGGCCTTCTCGATAACCTTCAAAATTCCAGCCAAGGCTACCCCGATCAGGGCCGGGATCACCAGGACCATGACCACATAAAGCCATTGGGGGGCAAACGGCTGCCCCGTAGGAGCTGTACTTTGCGAGATACTCGTTAACCACTGAAAGAAACCCATCTTGCCACCCCCAAATTCCCCTATGCTAATCTCTTGCCAATCGTAAGCTGAACCGGGTATTCATGGTAACCTCTCTAAGTCCTTTATATCTAAAGTAGATAATATTAATGCCGACGTCAAGTGGTTCATCGGGTAGCCCTGCTCCTAAACGGCCGTTTTACAGTTTGTAAAAAAACCTGGCGGAAATTTTCGGATAATCTCCTTCCGAAATTGCCCAACAAAAAGATAATATAAATAATTACATATACTTATATTGATAAGAAGCTTTTCCCTTTTTTGGCATAAAGATTGATTAATAAATCGATTAAGACTTCAGTTAGAGTAAGTCGTCAAGATTGGCCCCTGAATTCCCTTCAGGGGCCAGGAAAAATTTAGTATGGAGGGTAGATCCGTCATGAACAAAGTACGAAGCGTGTTTAACATGTTGCAGATGGCTGCTGAGGCCCACGCCCGCTGGGAGATCGAGACTTCCACCAATATCTTGCGAAATCGGAAAAAGTTGTTGATCTTGCTGGCTCTTTGTCTGCCGATCGTGGCCTTTCTGGGCATCTCCTGGGCGGCAGGGGATTTGTTGGGGGGAAAAAAGGCCTATGCGCCGGCCTTTTATTCCACCTCGATTTTTCTCCTCACTATTTTCATCGGACTAGTGGCTGGCCTGATAACGGGCTGCATCGGCGCCGGCGGTGGCTTTATCATCACCCCGGCCCTGATGAGCATCGGCGTCAAAGGCATTCTGGCGGTGGGCACCGACCTCTTTCACATCTTTGCCAAGGCCATTATGGGGACGGCAGTCCATCGAAAGTTGGGCAACGTTTCGGTAAAACTCGCCATTACCTTCTTGGTCGGCTCAACCTTAGGAGTGGTGGTCGGGGGCACCATCAACCGGGCTATTTATGAATTCAACCCGGTCATGAGCGACCTTTTTATCAGCCTGGTGTATGTTTTTCTGTTGGGCTTTTTGGGCACTTACGCCATGACCGACTTTCTCAAGCTGCGCCGGGCCGGTCGCGCCCACCGCACTCTGGCCCCGGATGAGAAGAAAGTAGCCACCCCCCCGGCGGCGGCCACCACTGGCCTGGCCCAGAAGCTGCAATCGGTCCGTATCCCCCCGATGATCTCCTTTGACGAGGATCTGGTGCCGGGCGGCAACCGGATTTCCGGCCTGTTTGTGGCCGGGTGCGGCTTCATCGTCGGTCTGGTAGCGGCGATTATGGGGGTAGGCGGCGGTTTTCTGACCTTCCCCATGTTCGTCTACCTGTTAGGGGTGTCCTCTTTCACTACGGTAGGCACCGACATCCTGCAGATCATCTTCACTGCCGGCTTTGCCGCCATTTCGCAGTATGCCATTTATGGATTTATTTTTTACACCCTGGCCATGGGCATGCTCCTGGGCTCTCTGATCGGAATCCAGGTCGGGGCTCTCACTACCAAGGTGGTCAAGGGTATCTATATCCGGGGCTTTTACGCTACCGCCATCCTGGCCGGCTTTCTCAATCGCCTCTTCGCGCTGCCGAAAAGACTTAACCAGATGGAATACATTAGCATATCCAAGGGACTGGCCGGTGGCCTCGATTTAATCGGACTTATCGTCTTCTTTGTGATCATTGGCATCTTCGGGCTCTGGGTGTTATCCATGTTCTTCAAAAATCTCAATGTCTTAAGGGGGAAGGAACCCTCTTTAACCACTGTCGTCGAGGGGGTACATTAACTCATGAAAACCAAAAACCTGCTTCTTGGATTATTTCTCCTGATATCGTTTGGGGTGGTTCTCTTTCTGATCTTTATGCCGATATTTGGAGACGGCAAAAACGGGCTGGAGTATACCGATGATTTTTTCAACCGCTTGGCCAAAGGCTCTAGCAACTACATGAACGACATGCGCAAGATAGCCCAACCCTTGGTGGGCACCCCCGTGGTTGCGGAAATAACCCTGGGGTCTCCCGAAAATGCTAAGAAGGCCGAGATCCTCTTTAGCCAGGCCGGGGCCCAGGTGGAAGCCGCCGGCCCAGTGTTAAAAATAAACGGCGATCTTGGCAAGATCCTCCTAAAAGCGGTGGATGATGCCGAAGCCCTGTTCAACAACCGGGGAGAGGAACTCCGGGCCAAATATCACTATAACTCCAAGGAGGTTGTGAAAACCTGGTGGGTCTCCCTAAATAACCTGGCTGCATCCTTGAAAAAACAGAAAAAGTTTAAACAGTACAAAGTCGTGGGCGAGGTCCAGAAGCGGGCGCTGGAGCCGGGATATAACTTTTTCGGCGTTACCCCGGCCAAGGTAGCCGACAATGCAGGCATGCTCACCTTTTTGTTGATTTTCTATGTGGTCTATACCCTGTGGTTCGGTTTCGGCATTTATGAGCTGTTCGAAGGGCTCGGCCTGAGCATGGAAAAGCCGGTCAGCAAAGAAGAGGTCTGACCAGAGCTCTTAGCATCACCGCAGCGGCGCAGCGAGTGGCCAGGGATCGCCGGCAAGTTGGGATCCCTGGCTCTGTTCATTATTTTTTGTTATAATTAAAAAAATTTTGTCTTAGCGGCGCATTCTTTCTGAAGAGGAGAAAGCTGGTGTCATGGTGGCGGCGTCTTTTCAGAAAAGACCAAACAATCCGGACAGCCCCCCGGCCGTTGAGCCGTAAAGAACAATATCAAAGAAAGGTCCAGCTCTATTCCGAGATATTGACCACCACCACTGCGGCGCTCGAGGTTATGGCCCAGATGCAGGCCCGTCTGCATAGGGAGGATTATTTCAGCCCTGCCTATATTAAATTAAATTGGGCTATCGTATCAGACTATGTCCGCGGGGTGATAAATGCTCTGAAAAGGTTTAGCAGGGGTCGGTATTTTGAAGTGGCCGCGCTGTTTGCCAGAATAGCCGATCAGATTAACGATGAATTAACCCCGAAATTGCGGTATGAATTTTATACCAAGGACCTGTTATTTGAGAAGCACACTCTCTCCACTCCAGAGTTGTTATCCAGCGGCGTAGCTTATCGGGCTAAAGATGAAGAGAATACCGAGGCGCTGATCATCAAAGCGGTGTGGGGCTGGTGGCCGGCGGTTCAGCATGGGACTGTGCCTGCCAAACGGTACAAAGTAGCCCAGGGTCGGGTAACGGAGTTAACCTCTCCCGAAACCGGCCCTCAGGAGCAATGGCTGACTTACCACCCTGAACAGGGTTTTTATATGGCAACCCTGCCTGAAAAATTTAAAGGGGAACCCTGTCTCCAGGAGACCGAAGCCTTAAAAATTGCGGATTACTATCATATATTGAGTACTAATTATCCCAACCTCGAGGAATTGGAGTGGGGTTTGGGTTCTAACCGGGAGGTCATCATCCTGCGAAGCATTCCCTCCGGGAGGCCATCCTTTCAGGACTCAACCGCTGGTCAGGGCCCCGACCGATTGTTGATTTCACATGGAATAACGATCTATCCCGGTCTGGCCTCGGGACCCGCCTTTCGGATCGACGTTGACCGCTGGCCAGACAGTCTGGATATTCCGGATGGGGCTGTCCTCATCGCCAATAAACCGGCACTAGGCCTGGTGCCGCTGTTACCCAAGGCGGCGGCTTTGGTGGTGGAAACTGGCCAGCCGCATAATCATTTGGCTTTTTTGATTCGAGAGCGGCGCTTGCCGACTATCTTTGATACCGGCGATGATACCTCCCATATTAGCCAAGGCATGATTATCACGGTCGATGCCCAGCGCCTCCAGGTGTCCGCCGGCCGCGGGGAAACCCTTCTCCCAGCGGAACCGGCCGGCAACTCTGATCACCTCCTGGCCCAAAAAATGCTGGCGCGGGTGAGCCCCCGGCTTTTTTCCTTGCATCTAGGGCCGGCAAATCAGCCTCTGGCCCCCGAGGGCTGTCAAAGCCTTCATGACCTGCTCTATTATACGTCGGAAATCTGCAGAAATGAGATGTTCTGCCTTAGCCTGAGTGGTGAAGTCGGCAAAAAGGACGCGGTCAACTTAGTCACCGGTCGATTGGTCCCCATTGTCGTCGTTGATGCGGGCGGCAGTTTATCCGTCGAACGACCGTCGATAACCTTGGAAGATGTCCGTTCCATTCCCTTCCGGGCCTTTCTAGAAGGAATGATGTCCATTCCCTGGCCCAAGGCCCGGCCGTTGGATGTCAAGGGATTCATTTCGGTCATCGGGGTAACCTCGACCACGCCCCAGGCCGAAGACCAGTTGCGGAAAATCAGCTTTGCCCTGCTATCCGAAGATTATATGAATTTCAGCCTCTGCCTGGGGTATCATGCCTCCACCATCGAGGCCTATGTCAGTGATAATTTGGACCACAATTACATCCGTTTTCACTACCAGGGGGGCGCGGCTTCATTAGAGCGCCGCGTGCGCCGGCTGCAACTCATCGGGGAAATCTTAGCTCAGTTAGGATTTAAGGTTACGGTCACTGGTGACTTGCTTGACGGCCTACAAGTTGGAGATCCAGGGCCGAGGCTACTCAAAAAATTAGAAATCCTGGGACGCTTGGAAGTGTTTACCAAGCAGATGGATATGGTGATGTCGGACGATGCCGCAGTTTCAGGTTATGTAATCGATTTTTTGGAAAAGCATTGCGGGGAGCACCAGGTTCACTAATAAGATAATGGCTTACGCCTTGATTGACCCCAGCCAGACCTTGCGATCAACAGGTCCTCAAACACCAGATGTTTAATATCATTTCTAAGAAAGTATATTTAATTGTCATCACCCTTACGGTGATATTGTTGGCCGGGGCCTTTATTTTTGGCTTGCTCTCGGCTGAGAAGATGAGAGATATCATCAGCGAGCAATTCAACCAACAACAGTTGACCATTGCCAAAGGGGTAGCCTCGGATATCGAGGATAAGATTTTTTATTTGAAAGGAGAATTACATACCCTGAACCTGTCCCCATCGGTGCAGTATTTGGAGGTTTCCTGGCCTAATCGGATGCGGATCACCATGGCCAACGTCAGCAATCTGGGGGTCATCGGCATAGGCCTGTTGGATGCTGAGGGACGACAGATTTATTGGGTAAATGCCCAGGGTGAGAGTCGGGTTATCAAAGGAAATTACTCCCAATCCGAGCTTCTCGCCTGGGCCAAGCAGCCGGAGCACCGGAATCAAATCATCTTCCAGAGGACCGGGACATTTCTTCATTCTACCCGCAAGCAAAATCCTTACCTGGTCATTTTTACCCCCACCTATCAGATCTCCCTGGATGCCAGTCATCCTCAAGCTACGGGTCGTTTTGCCGGCTGCCTCTATTTTCTGGTCGATCCTTACCAATTAATCCAAAAACTTACCAAGGACATTAGGTCGGGTCACAGTGGATATGCCTGGGTGATCGATAGTCGGGGGTATTTCATTTATCATCCTGAAGAGGGATTCATTGGCAGGTCTGCTTTTGAAGTCCGGGAGCAAAGGGCTCCCAAGATCTCTTTTGCGGAGATCAACAAAATCCAGCGGGAAAAGATGCTTGCCGGACAAGAGGGCGTTTCCTGGTACTGGAGCGGCTGGCACCGAGGTATCGTTAGAAAAATGAAAAAATTCATCGCCTACGCTCCCATCATCTTGAAGGGCGACAATGGCCGGATTATCTGGTCAGTGGCCGTGGTGGCCCCCCAAAGTGAAGTGGAAGGGGCCATTCATGACGTTTATATCCGACAGTTTTTACTGCAAGGGGTGGTCATTTTCATTATCATCCTGGGAGGCGGGACAGTAATTTATTACGAGAGCCGCTGGTCGGCGGCTTTGGAAAAAGAGGTGCACACCAAAACCGCGGCCCTGGAAAAATCCAAGAATGAACTGGCCAAGTCCGAGAAGCTCTATAAATCTCTGGTTGAGTCTGCCGAGGATGCCATCTTAAATGTTGACGCCAAAGGAGAAATTGTGTCCATAAACCCCTATGGGGCGAAAATTTTAGGCTACACCCCGCAGGGCATTATGGGCAAAACTATCAGCGATGTGTTTCCGGGAAACACCAAAGCGGAACTCAATCGCTTGGTGGAGGAAGTAATTGCCCAAAAACAGGGGCAACGTGCTACCGAGGAATTAACCATCGGGGGCAAGGAGTACTTTTTTAATTTCAATTTAACCCCTATCCGGGAAAATGACCGGGTTCTGAGCGTCATGATTATCGGCCATGATATTACGAGCCAGAAAAAATTTGAGGAACAATTATATCATACGGAAAAATTGGCTTCCTTGGGGCAACTGGCCGCCGGGGTGGCCCATGAGATTAACAACCCGCTGGCCATTATTTTAGGTTTTGCCGATATGCTGCTAGAAAAAATAGATGAAAACTCTAAGGAATACAATATCATAAAAACTATCGAGCGGCAAGGTAACAATTGCAAGAAGATTGTTGAAAATTTAATGACTTTTGCACGTGCCCCGGAGAAAGATCAATATGACACCGATGTCAATCGCAGCGTGGAAACGGTCTTGGAAGTAGTCAAGAATACCCTGCTGACCAAAAAAGTGAAGTATCATCTTGATCTTGCCGAGGGGCTGCCCAAAGCTCGAGGCGATGCCGCGCAGTTACAGCAGGTTGTCTTAAACCTCATTAACAACGCGGTCATGGCTATGCCGCAAGGCGGTCACTTAACTATCAGCACCCGCCTTAATTCTAAGCATGATAGGGTTGAAATCGTCTTTGCTGATACTGGTGAGGGGATCAAAAAAGAAAACCTGCCAAAAATTTATGATCCATTTTTTACCACTCGCAAGGTCGGCGAAGGGACGGGATTGGGTCTGTCCGTCAGTTATGCGATTATCACTAAATTCGGCGGCACCATTACCTGTGAGAGCAAAACCAAAGAAGAGAGCAAAGATCATACAAGCGGTACTAAGTTTACGATTACCCTCCCAATAGCCCAACTATAAGGGACTAAAGCCAAGCAACAGGGGGTGGCCATGTCTGCTAAGATCCTCATTATTGATGATGAGACTGACATGTTAGTCATGCTCAAAATGCTCATCACTGACAAGACCCCCCATGAGGTGGTTACTACCAATAACCCCATCGAGGTCGAGGAACTTCTGTCCGAAAATGATTTTAATATTGTCATTACTGATCTAAAGATGCCCATGATGGATGGAATTGAAGTTTTGGAAGCGGTGAAAAAGAAAGACCCGGATATTCCGGTGATTATGATTACCGCTTTCGGCACCCTGGAGGCAGCTCAAGAAGCGGTCCACCGGGGAGCCTATGATTTTATTACCAAGCCCTTTCGTAAAGAACAGATTCTGGTGGCCCTGGAGCGGGCTCTGGAGTGGCAACGAATAGTCAAGGAGAACCGGAACTTAAAAAGCCGGATAGAGGAATAAGGCACCCTGCTGCTGATCGTGGCTTTTAGCGGATTAACCGGGTGGACCCGCCCGAATCTCAGGGTCGTGACCAGCTTAAGTTTTGCCATTAGCTAAATTACGAGCGGTTGAACTGAAGCTAATTTGATGGTGCCTAAATTTTGTTGCGAAGGAGTTCCGTAATGTCAGCAACCATTGTAATTGTTGATGATGAACCAGATCTTCTGGATCTGCTGAAATTCATTCTAACCGAGAAGACCAATCATAAGGTACTTACAACCAGTGACCCGCACCAGGCAGTTGCATGGTGTAAGACGTATGGCGCTGATTTAGTCATAAGCGATCTGCGCATGCCCGAAATGGAAGGCATCGAGTTATTGAAAATTATCAAGCAGATTGACCCCAATTTGCCGCTGATTATCATTACGGCCTTTGGAACCATCGAGTCGGCTGTGGAAGCTATGCGGCACAAAGCTTTTGATTATATTACCAAGCCCTTTAGAAAAGAGCAGATTCTGATGACCGTCGACAAAGCGCTCAAATGGCGTCAGGCGCAAGCGGAAACCTGAACTCTTTGGGCCTGGCGACTTACTGGTGGACTCCTTGAGA from Deltaproteobacteria bacterium harbors:
- a CDS encoding sigma-54-dependent Fis family transcriptional regulator, whose protein sequence is MSAKILIIDDETDMLVMLKMLITDKTPHEVVTTNNPIEVEELLSENDFNIVITDLKMPMMDGIEVLEAVKKKDPDIPVIMITAFGTLEAAQEAVHRGAYDFITKPFRKEQILVALERALEWQRIVKENRNLKSRIEE
- a CDS encoding response regulator, whose product is MSATIVIVDDEPDLLDLLKFILTEKTNHKVLTTSDPHQAVAWCKTYGADLVISDLRMPEMEGIELLKIIKQIDPNLPLIIITAFGTIESAVEAMRHKAFDYITKPFRKEQILMTVDKALKWRQAQAET
- a CDS encoding PAS domain S-box protein, encoding MFNIISKKVYLIVITLTVILLAGAFIFGLLSAEKMRDIISEQFNQQQLTIAKGVASDIEDKIFYLKGELHTLNLSPSVQYLEVSWPNRMRITMANVSNLGVIGIGLLDAEGRQIYWVNAQGESRVIKGNYSQSELLAWAKQPEHRNQIIFQRTGTFLHSTRKQNPYLVIFTPTYQISLDASHPQATGRFAGCLYFLVDPYQLIQKLTKDIRSGHSGYAWVIDSRGYFIYHPEEGFIGRSAFEVREQRAPKISFAEINKIQREKMLAGQEGVSWYWSGWHRGIVRKMKKFIAYAPIILKGDNGRIIWSVAVVAPQSEVEGAIHDVYIRQFLLQGVVIFIIILGGGTVIYYESRWSAALEKEVHTKTAALEKSKNELAKSEKLYKSLVESAEDAILNVDAKGEIVSINPYGAKILGYTPQGIMGKTISDVFPGNTKAELNRLVEEVIAQKQGQRATEELTIGGKEYFFNFNLTPIRENDRVLSVMIIGHDITSQKKFEEQLYHTEKLASLGQLAAGVAHEINNPLAIILGFADMLLEKIDENSKEYNIIKTIERQGNNCKKIVENLMTFARAPEKDQYDTDVNRSVETVLEVVKNTLLTKKVKYHLDLAEGLPKARGDAAQLQQVVLNLINNAVMAMPQGGHLTISTRLNSKHDRVEIVFADTGEGIKKENLPKIYDPFFTTRKVGEGTGLGLSVSYAIITKFGGTITCESKTKEESKDHTSGTKFTITLPIAQL